A genomic region of Pseudomonas frederiksbergensis contains the following coding sequences:
- a CDS encoding energy transducer TonB family protein, producing the protein MITTRQKLTRYGGSLAVVLGVHAVAIMLALNWKSSPPVELPPMAMMVELAPVPAPPSPAPPKVITPPQPPAPAEELPLPKLAEAPKPTISVPKPVKPKPKPQPPKPVEKKPEPPKEKPAEEKPSDAQPTNAPTEKSAQPAPGPSPAQNAAKESWQSTLLAHLAKYKKYPPAAQSRGKEGLNRLRFVVDAEGKVLSYELVGRSGNADLDRATLEMIRRAQPLPKPPADMLSNGSIEIVAPFAYSLEKRRR; encoded by the coding sequence ATGATCACGACGCGCCAAAAGCTGACGCGTTACGGTGGTAGCCTGGCCGTGGTGCTGGGCGTCCATGCGGTCGCGATTATGCTCGCACTCAACTGGAAGTCCTCACCGCCAGTCGAGCTGCCGCCGATGGCGATGATGGTCGAGTTGGCGCCGGTTCCGGCACCGCCGTCGCCCGCACCGCCCAAGGTCATCACGCCGCCACAACCACCGGCCCCGGCCGAAGAGCTGCCGTTGCCGAAACTTGCGGAAGCGCCAAAACCGACGATCTCGGTGCCCAAACCGGTCAAACCCAAGCCCAAGCCTCAACCGCCCAAACCGGTGGAGAAAAAGCCTGAGCCGCCGAAGGAAAAACCGGCTGAGGAAAAACCCAGCGACGCACAGCCGACCAACGCTCCGACGGAGAAATCCGCGCAACCTGCCCCCGGCCCGTCGCCTGCGCAGAATGCGGCCAAGGAAAGTTGGCAAAGCACGCTGCTGGCGCACCTGGCCAAGTACAAGAAGTACCCGCCGGCCGCCCAATCGCGTGGCAAGGAAGGCTTGAACCGTCTGCGCTTCGTGGTCGACGCTGAAGGCAAGGTATTGTCGTACGAGCTGGTCGGTCGCTCCGGCAACGCCGATCTGGACCGGGCCACCCTGGAAATGATCCGCCGCGCCCAGCCACTGCCCAAGCCACCGGCCGACATGCTGAGCAACGGCTCGATCGAAATCGTCGCACCGTTCGCTTACTCCCTGGAAAAACGCCGACGCTGA
- a CDS encoding NAD-dependent epimerase/dehydratase family protein — protein sequence MSAPSVLIAGCGDVGGRLATQLLASGWEVHGLRRDISRLPEGVIGVAGDLFNEDCPATWPVGAVDYLVYCAAATDHDEAGYRAAYVQGLQHVLGWLNDYGQAPKRLLFVSSSSVYGQQNGEWIDETSPTQADGYSGRVMLEAEQVALNGGIPASLVRLTGIYGPGREWLLSQVRQGYRVAIDPPLYANRIHVDDAAGLLAFLLLRAERGESLEGCYIGVDDAPAPLADVVGWLREYLGVTEWAEDASVRRTGSKRCSNARAKALGWTPRYPSFREGYAAILEGRC from the coding sequence ATGTCCGCGCCTTCTGTTTTAATCGCCGGTTGTGGCGATGTCGGCGGCCGTCTGGCCACTCAATTGCTGGCCTCAGGGTGGGAGGTTCATGGCCTGCGGCGTGACATCTCACGCCTGCCCGAGGGCGTTATTGGCGTTGCCGGCGACTTGTTCAATGAAGACTGTCCGGCGACCTGGCCCGTCGGTGCGGTGGATTACCTGGTGTATTGCGCGGCCGCCACCGATCACGATGAAGCCGGCTACCGCGCCGCTTATGTCCAGGGCTTGCAGCATGTGCTGGGTTGGCTGAACGACTACGGTCAGGCACCGAAGCGCTTGCTGTTTGTCTCCAGCAGCAGCGTTTATGGTCAGCAGAACGGTGAGTGGATCGATGAAACGTCGCCGACTCAAGCGGACGGCTATTCCGGGCGGGTGATGCTGGAAGCTGAGCAGGTTGCTTTAAACGGCGGCATCCCTGCCAGTCTGGTGCGCTTGACCGGGATTTACGGCCCGGGTCGTGAGTGGCTGTTGAGCCAAGTGCGTCAGGGGTATCGCGTCGCGATTGACCCGCCGCTGTATGCCAACCGGATTCATGTGGATGACGCGGCCGGGTTGTTGGCGTTCCTGTTACTGCGTGCCGAACGCGGTGAGTCGCTGGAGGGCTGCTATATCGGCGTCGACGATGCGCCCGCGCCACTGGCGGACGTGGTGGGCTGGTTGCGCGAGTACCTTGGGGTGACCGAGTGGGCCGAGGACGCCAGCGTGCGCCGTACCGGCAGCAAGCGTTGCAGCAACGCCCGCGCCAAGGCCCTGGGCTGGACGCCGCGTTATCCGAGCTTTCGTGAAGGGTATGCAGCGATTCTTGAAGGGCGTTGCTGA
- a CDS encoding aminoacyl-tRNA deacylase and HDOD domain-containing protein has product MTEVALAPEAPHAPSVIRLLLGKLGIRYAEVLDRPSLNPARKVQAVLLDDAVGALMVLFPQSQLLDLNRLAELTGRRLTAVPLERLERMLGKHNLSFLPGLPALTSSPCLYEASLLREPLLLINSGEPGVLLEVTREDFKSMLTKASAANFGEALSLIRPNLDRPDDDREEITQAVQAFTARRIQQRLEATIEIPPLAETAQKIIKLRVDPNATIDDITGVVETDPALAAQVVSWAASPYYASPGKIRSVEDAIVRVLGFDLVINLALGLALGKTLSLPKDHPQQTTPYWQQSIYTAAVIEGLTRAMPRAQRPEAGLTYLAGLLHNFGYLLLAHVFPPHFSLICRHLEVNPHLCHSFVEQHLLGISREQIGAWLMRYWDMPDELATALRFQHDPSYDGDYAEYPNLVCLTVRLLRSRGIGSGPDEAIPDALLDRLGLSRDKAEDVVSKVLEAEVLLRELASQFSQP; this is encoded by the coding sequence ATGACCGAAGTTGCCCTCGCACCCGAAGCCCCGCACGCACCGTCTGTTATCCGGCTGCTGCTCGGCAAACTGGGCATCCGCTACGCCGAAGTGCTCGATCGCCCGAGCCTCAACCCCGCCCGCAAGGTGCAAGCGGTGTTGCTCGACGACGCTGTCGGCGCGCTCATGGTGCTGTTCCCGCAGAGCCAGTTGCTGGACCTCAACCGCCTCGCCGAACTCACCGGCCGCCGGCTCACCGCCGTGCCGCTGGAACGCCTGGAGCGCATGCTCGGCAAACACAACCTGAGCTTTCTGCCCGGCCTGCCAGCGCTCACCAGCTCGCCGTGCCTGTACGAAGCAAGCTTGCTGCGCGAACCTTTGCTGCTGATCAACTCGGGCGAGCCCGGCGTGCTGCTGGAAGTCACCCGCGAAGACTTCAAAAGCATGCTGACCAAGGCCAGCGCCGCAAACTTCGGCGAAGCCCTGAGCCTCATCCGCCCCAACCTCGACCGCCCCGACGATGACCGCGAGGAAATCACCCAAGCGGTGCAGGCCTTCACGGCGCGACGTATTCAGCAACGCCTGGAAGCAACCATCGAGATTCCACCGCTGGCCGAAACCGCACAGAAAATCATCAAGCTGCGGGTCGACCCCAACGCCACCATCGACGACATCACCGGCGTCGTCGAAACCGACCCGGCGCTGGCCGCGCAAGTGGTGAGCTGGGCAGCGTCGCCGTACTACGCGTCACCGGGCAAGATTCGTTCAGTGGAAGACGCGATCGTCCGCGTGCTGGGCTTTGATCTGGTGATCAACCTGGCGCTGGGCCTGGCCCTGGGCAAAACCCTGAGCCTGCCCAAAGACCACCCGCAACAGACCACGCCGTACTGGCAGCAATCGATCTACACCGCCGCCGTCATCGAAGGCCTGACCCGCGCCATGCCGCGCGCCCAGCGCCCGGAAGCCGGCCTGACCTACCTCGCCGGCCTGCTGCACAACTTTGGCTACTTGCTGCTGGCCCACGTCTTCCCGCCGCACTTCTCGCTGATCTGTCGGCACCTGGAGGTCAACCCGCACCTGTGCCACAGCTTTGTCGAGCAACACCTGCTGGGCATCAGCCGTGAACAGATCGGCGCGTGGCTGATGCGCTACTGGGACATGCCCGACGAACTGGCCACTGCGCTGCGCTTCCAGCACGACCCAAGCTACGACGGCGACTACGCCGAGTACCCGAACCTCGTCTGCCTGACCGTGCGCCTGCTGCGCAGCCGTGGCATCGGCTCCGGCCCCGACGAAGCAATCCCCGACGCCCTGCTCGACCGCCTCGGCCTCTCCCGCGACAAAGCCGAAGACGTCGTCAGCAAAGTCCTCGAAGCCGAAGTCCTCCTACGCGAACTCGCCTCGCAGTTCAGCCAGCCCTAA
- the recG gene encoding ATP-dependent DNA helicase RecG produces MTELSQVSVTALKGVGEAMAEKLAKVGLENLQDVLFHLPLRYQDRTRVVPIGHLRPGQDAVIEGTVSGADVVMGRRRSLVVRLQDGTGGLSLRFYHFSNAQKEGLKRGTRVRCYGEARPGASGLEIYHPEYRAITGDEPPPVDETLTPVYPLTEGLTQQRLRQLCMQTLTLLGPSSLPDWLPQELARDYQLAPLADAIRYLHHPPADADVDELALGHHWAQHRLAFEELLTHQLSQQRLRESMRALRAPAMPKATRLPAQYLANLGFPPTGAQQRVGNEIAYDLSQHEPMLRLIQGDVGAGKTVVAALAALQALEAGYQVALMAPTEILAEQHFITFKRWLEPLGLEVAWLAGKLKGKNRVAALEHIASGAPMVVGTHALFQDEVQFKNLALVIIDEQHRFGVQQRLALRQKGVGGRMCPHQLIMTATPIPRTLAMSAYADLDTSILDELPPGRTPVNTVLVTDTRRVEVIERVRAACAEGRQAYWVCTLIEESEELTCQAAETTYEDLTAALGELKVGLIHGRMKPAEKADVMAQFKAGALHLLVATTVIEVGVDVPNASLMIIENPERLGLAQLHQLRGRVGRGSAASHCVLLYHPPLSQIGRQRLGIMRETNDGFVIAEKDLELRGPGEMLGTRQTGLLQFKVADLMRDADLLPAVRDAAQALLERWPHHVSPLLDRWLRHGQQYGQV; encoded by the coding sequence ATGACAGAGCTGTCGCAGGTGTCGGTCACGGCACTCAAGGGTGTTGGCGAAGCCATGGCCGAAAAACTGGCCAAGGTCGGCCTGGAAAACCTCCAGGACGTGCTGTTCCACCTGCCGCTGCGCTACCAGGATCGCACCCGCGTGGTGCCGATCGGCCACTTGCGGCCGGGTCAGGATGCGGTGATCGAAGGCACCGTCAGCGGCGCCGACGTGGTCATGGGCCGCCGCCGCAGCCTGGTCGTGCGCCTGCAGGATGGCACCGGCGGGCTCAGCCTGCGCTTCTACCATTTCAGCAACGCACAAAAGGAAGGCCTGAAACGCGGCACCCGTGTGCGCTGCTACGGCGAGGCCCGGCCCGGTGCGTCGGGGCTGGAAATCTACCACCCGGAATACCGCGCCATCACCGGCGACGAACCGCCGCCGGTGGATGAAACCCTGACGCCGGTCTACCCGCTCACCGAAGGCCTGACCCAACAGCGTCTGCGCCAACTGTGCATGCAAACCCTGACGCTGCTCGGCCCCAGCAGCCTGCCTGACTGGCTGCCACAAGAGCTGGCGCGGGACTACCAACTGGCGCCGCTGGCCGACGCGATCCGCTACCTGCATCACCCGCCCGCCGACGCCGATGTCGACGAACTCGCCCTCGGTCATCACTGGGCGCAGCACCGTCTGGCCTTCGAAGAACTGCTGACCCATCAGCTGTCGCAGCAACGCCTGCGTGAAAGCATGCGGGCGCTGCGGGCGCCGGCCATGCCCAAGGCCACCAGGCTGCCGGCTCAGTATCTGGCTAACCTCGGCTTCCCGCCGACCGGCGCGCAGCAACGGGTGGGCAATGAAATCGCCTACGACTTGAGCCAGCACGAGCCGATGCTGCGGCTGATTCAGGGCGACGTTGGCGCCGGTAAAACCGTGGTCGCGGCCCTCGCGGCCTTGCAGGCGCTGGAGGCCGGTTATCAAGTCGCGCTGATGGCGCCCACCGAAATCCTCGCCGAACAGCACTTCATCACCTTCAAGCGCTGGCTCGAACCGCTGGGCCTGGAAGTCGCCTGGCTGGCCGGCAAGCTCAAGGGCAAGAACCGCGTTGCCGCACTGGAACACATCGCCAGCGGCGCGCCGATGGTGGTCGGCACTCACGCCTTGTTCCAGGACGAAGTGCAGTTCAAGAACCTCGCGCTGGTGATCATCGACGAACAACACCGCTTCGGCGTGCAGCAACGGCTGGCGCTGCGGCAGAAAGGCGTTGGCGGGCGGATGTGCCCGCACCAGTTGATCATGACCGCCACGCCGATTCCGCGCACCCTGGCCATGAGTGCGTATGCCGACCTCGACACCTCGATCCTCGACGAACTGCCGCCCGGCCGAACCCCGGTGAACACCGTGCTGGTCACCGACACCCGCCGGGTTGAAGTCATCGAACGGGTGCGTGCTGCCTGTGCCGAAGGGCGTCAGGCGTATTGGGTGTGCACGCTGATTGAAGAGTCGGAAGAGCTCACCTGCCAGGCCGCCGAAACCACCTATGAAGACCTCACCGCCGCCCTCGGCGAGCTGAAGGTTGGCTTGATCCACGGCCGCATGAAGCCCGCCGAGAAAGCCGACGTCATGGCGCAATTCAAGGCCGGCGCGCTGCACCTGCTGGTGGCGACCACGGTGATCGAAGTCGGCGTCGACGTGCCCAACGCCAGCCTGATGATCATCGAAAACCCCGAGCGCCTCGGCCTGGCGCAATTGCACCAGCTGCGTGGACGAGTGGGCCGGGGCAGCGCCGCCAGTCACTGCGTGCTGCTCTACCATCCGCCGCTGTCGCAGATCGGCCGTCAACGCCTGGGCATCATGCGCGAGACCAACGACGGCTTCGTGATCGCCGAAAAAGACCTCGAACTGCGCGGCCCCGGCGAAATGCTCGGCACCCGACAAACCGGCCTGCTGCAATTCAAGGTCGCCGACCTGATGCGTGACGCCGACCTGCTGCCAGCGGTACGCGACGCGGCCCAGGCGCTGCTCGAACGATGGCCCCATCACGTCAGCCCGTTGCTCGACCGCTGGCTACGACATGGGCAGCAATACGGCCAAGTGTGA
- a CDS encoding SCP2 sterol-binding domain-containing protein, with product MKFRFLLWMMGLLMRKASRTNPAFQQQLGDKELVFQLQTLDGKVARHFVVKDQRISSKAGVYAEPAFAIAFKDAAYGFATMQAKNKQLAFMTGIQDKSIQIKGNPALVMWFQGLTKYLKPRKAKPKA from the coding sequence ATGAAATTTCGTTTTCTTCTCTGGATGATGGGCTTGCTGATGCGCAAGGCCAGTCGGACCAATCCGGCGTTTCAGCAGCAGTTGGGTGATAAAGAACTGGTGTTCCAGTTGCAGACGCTGGACGGCAAGGTGGCGCGGCACTTCGTGGTGAAGGATCAGCGCATTAGCAGCAAGGCTGGGGTGTACGCCGAGCCGGCGTTTGCGATTGCCTTTAAAGATGCCGCTTACGGTTTTGCCACGATGCAGGCGAAGAACAAGCAGTTGGCGTTCATGACCGGGATTCAGGACAAGTCGATTCAGATCAAGGGCAACCCGGCGCTGGTGATGTGGTTCCAGGGGCTGACCAAGTATTTGAAGCCGAGGAAGGCCAAGCCTAAGGCTTGA
- the exbB gene encoding tonB-system energizer ExbB, with translation MTRNPLSASPTTLTRPSRAMSAVAALLFSLLLAPSAAFADEPTAAAPAATASAPAVHANADHAVPVVTPVAADPALAAEGAAADAPEVLEADNSLGMAHDLSPWGMYQNADIIVKIVMIGLAIASIITWTIWIAKGLELLGAKRRLRGEIASLKKATTLKEASVSAAKEGTLANLLVHDALEEMRLSANSREKEGIKERVSFRLERLVAACGRNMSSGTGVLATIGSTAPFVGLFGTVWGIMNSFIGIAKTQTTNLAVVAPGIAEALLATALGLVAAIPAVVIYNVFARSIAGYKAQVSDASAEVLLLVSRDLDHLPAERTASQPHMVKVG, from the coding sequence ATGACACGTAATCCTCTCTCCGCTTCGCCAACCACGCTTACTCGCCCATCTCGCGCCATGAGCGCGGTCGCCGCACTGCTGTTCAGCTTGCTGCTGGCCCCCAGTGCCGCGTTCGCCGATGAGCCGACCGCCGCCGCACCGGCCGCGACAGCCTCTGCCCCAGCCGTTCACGCAAACGCTGACCACGCCGTCCCGGTCGTGACGCCCGTCGCCGCCGACCCGGCACTGGCCGCCGAAGGCGCTGCCGCTGACGCACCAGAAGTCCTCGAAGCCGACAACTCCCTGGGCATGGCCCACGACCTGTCGCCATGGGGCATGTACCAGAACGCCGACATCATCGTGAAAATCGTGATGATCGGTCTGGCGATCGCCTCGATCATCACCTGGACTATCTGGATCGCCAAAGGCCTTGAGTTGCTGGGCGCCAAGCGTCGTCTGCGCGGTGAAATCGCCAGCCTGAAAAAAGCCACCACCCTTAAAGAAGCCAGTGTCAGTGCGGCCAAGGAAGGCACCCTCGCCAACCTGCTGGTCCACGACGCGCTGGAAGAAATGCGCCTGTCGGCCAACAGCCGCGAAAAAGAAGGCATCAAGGAACGCGTCAGCTTCCGTCTCGAGCGCCTGGTCGCCGCCTGTGGCCGCAACATGAGCAGCGGCACCGGCGTGCTGGCCACCATCGGCTCCACCGCACCGTTCGTGGGGCTGTTCGGCACCGTGTGGGGCATCATGAACAGCTTCATCGGCATCGCCAAAACCCAGACCACCAACCTCGCGGTCGTGGCTCCCGGCATCGCCGAAGCCTTGCTGGCCACCGCGCTGGGCCTGGTGGCTGCGATTCCTGCGGTCGTCATCTACAACGTCTTCGCCCGCTCCATCGCCGGTTACAAGGCTCAGGTTTCCGACGCCTCGGCTGAAGTCCTGCTGCTGGTCAGCCGCGACCTTGACCACCTGCCGGCCGAGCGCACTGCCTCGCAACCGCACATGGTCAAAGTAGGGTAA
- the exbD gene encoding TonB system transport protein ExbD, which produces MGLHLKEGADDDLAENHEINVTPFIDVMLVLLIIFMVAAPLATVDIKVDLPASTAKPAQRPEKPVFLSVKADQRLYLGEDEVKTETLGATLDARTQGKKDTTIFFQADKGVDYGDLMHVMDALRAAGYLKVGLVGLETAAKK; this is translated from the coding sequence ATGGGCTTGCATTTAAAGGAAGGCGCGGACGACGATCTCGCCGAGAACCACGAAATCAACGTCACGCCGTTCATCGACGTGATGCTGGTGCTGCTGATCATCTTCATGGTGGCCGCCCCGCTGGCCACCGTGGACATCAAGGTCGACCTCCCCGCCTCGACCGCCAAACCGGCGCAGCGGCCGGAGAAACCGGTGTTCCTCAGCGTCAAGGCCGACCAGCGCCTGTACCTGGGCGAAGACGAAGTCAAAACCGAAACCCTCGGCGCGACCCTCGACGCACGGACCCAGGGCAAGAAGGACACGACCATCTTCTTCCAAGCCGATAAAGGCGTGGACTACGGCGACCTGATGCACGTGATGGATGCCCTGCGGGCCGCCGGCTACCTGAAAGTCGGTCTGGTCGGACTTGAGACGGCAGCCAAGAAATGA
- a CDS encoding RidA family protein: MTKTVITSDKAPAAIGTYSQAIKAGNTVYMSGQIPLDPKTMELVEGFEAQTVQVFENLKAVAEAAGGSFKDIVKLNIFLTDLSHFAKVNEIMGKYFDQPYPARAAIGVAALPKGSQVEMDAILVIE; the protein is encoded by the coding sequence ATGACCAAGACTGTTATCACCAGCGACAAGGCCCCGGCCGCCATCGGTACTTATTCCCAGGCGATCAAGGCTGGCAATACCGTCTACATGTCCGGTCAGATCCCGCTCGATCCAAAAACCATGGAACTGGTCGAAGGCTTCGAAGCCCAGACCGTCCAGGTGTTCGAGAACCTCAAAGCCGTGGCCGAAGCCGCTGGCGGTTCATTCAAGGACATCGTCAAACTGAACATCTTCCTCACCGACCTGAGCCACTTCGCCAAGGTCAACGAGATCATGGGCAAGTACTTCGACCAGCCTTACCCGGCGCGCGCCGCCATCGGCGTGGCTGCCCTGCCAAAGGGTTCGCAGGTTGAAATGGATGCCATTCTGGTCATCGAGTAA
- a CDS encoding DUF6124 family protein, which yields MIKPTPNPPEDPATSPYESLDSKKLHEAAERALDHHLGTPPPKIHLADARKGQLFIVAPDVDTDSLLANASEDIAAIKAIAGDLAFEIEGSRRNVALAIYRMAEGAQLLIDRAMDNLDPPNPVEYRVKV from the coding sequence ATGATCAAGCCAACACCGAATCCCCCTGAAGACCCAGCAACATCCCCCTACGAATCCCTCGATTCGAAAAAACTCCACGAAGCCGCCGAGCGCGCCCTCGACCACCACCTCGGCACGCCCCCACCCAAAATCCACCTCGCCGACGCCCGCAAAGGCCAACTCTTCATCGTCGCCCCAGACGTCGACACCGACAGCCTCCTGGCCAACGCCTCCGAAGACATCGCCGCCATCAAAGCCATCGCCGGCGACCTCGCCTTCGAAATCGAAGGCTCCCGCCGCAACGTCGCCCTCGCCATCTACCGCATGGCCGAAGGCGCCCAACTGCTGATCGACCGCGCCATGGACAACCTCGACCCACCGAATCCGGTGGAGTATCGGGTTAAGGTGTAA
- a CDS encoding hydrogen peroxide-inducible genes activator: MTLTELRYIVTLAQEQHFGHAAERCHVSQPTLSVGVKKLEDELGVLIFERSKSAVRLTPVGEGIVAQAQKVLEQAQGIRELAQAGKNQLTAPLKVGAIYTVGPYLFPHLIPQLHRVAPQMPLYIEENFTHVLRDKLRNGELDAIIIALPFNEADVLTLPLYDEPFYVLMPAQHPWTEKESIDASLLNDKSLLLLGEGHCFRDQVLEACPTLAKGNDGAKHTTVESSSLETIRHMVASGLGISILPLSAVDSHHYAPGVLEVRPLTPPVPFRTVAIAWRASFPRPKAIEILADSIRLCSVAKPPAVAG, from the coding sequence ATGACCCTCACAGAATTACGCTACATCGTTACCCTCGCCCAAGAGCAGCATTTCGGTCACGCGGCCGAACGTTGCCACGTCAGCCAGCCAACCCTGTCGGTGGGCGTGAAAAAGCTTGAAGACGAACTCGGTGTGCTGATTTTCGAGCGCAGCAAAAGCGCGGTGCGCCTGACCCCGGTCGGCGAAGGCATCGTCGCCCAGGCCCAGAAAGTCCTCGAACAGGCCCAAGGCATTCGCGAGCTGGCCCAGGCCGGTAAAAACCAGCTGACCGCCCCGCTGAAAGTCGGCGCGATCTACACCGTCGGCCCGTACCTGTTCCCGCACCTGATTCCACAACTGCACCGGGTCGCCCCGCAGATGCCGTTGTACATCGAAGAAAACTTCACCCACGTACTGCGCGACAAACTGCGCAACGGCGAGCTCGACGCGATCATCATCGCCCTGCCGTTCAACGAAGCCGATGTGCTGACCCTGCCACTCTACGACGAGCCGTTCTACGTCCTGATGCCGGCCCAGCACCCGTGGACCGAGAAAGAAAGCATCGACGCCAGCCTGCTCAACGACAAGAGCCTGCTGCTGCTCGGCGAAGGCCACTGCTTCCGCGATCAGGTGCTCGAAGCTTGCCCGACCCTGGCCAAAGGCAACGATGGTGCCAAGCACACCACGGTCGAATCCAGCTCCCTGGAAACCATTCGGCACATGGTCGCCTCCGGCCTGGGCATCTCGATCCTGCCGCTCTCGGCCGTCGACAGCCATCACTACGCCCCCGGCGTGCTCGAAGTGCGCCCACTGACGCCGCCAGTGCCGTTCCGCACCGTGGCCATCGCCTGGCGCGCCAGCTTCCCACGGCCAAAAGCGATTGAAATCCTCGCTGACTCGATCCGCCTGTGCTCGGTGGCCAAGCCGCCAGCGGTTGCGGGTTAA